CCACGGCGGGGCGGGGCAGCGCGCTGCGCGCGGCAGCGgccggcggcggccggcgtggCGGGCCGGCGCGGCCGGGGAACGCGGCGGGGCGGGCAGCGGCTGCCGGCGGCAGCGCGGGCGCCGGGGCGCGGCGGAATGGGGCGGccggcctcggcggcggcgccgaggGAGGGGCGCGCCACCGGGGGCTCGCCGGGGGAGCGGGGAAGGCGGGGGTAGGGGGCGGGGCGAGCGGGTCGCGGGGGTGGGCGGGGTGTGGCGGGCCGGCGCGGCCGGGGAACGCGGCGGGCGGGGCAAGCGGCTGCTGCGGCCGCCGCAGGCGCGCTCGGGGGCGGCGGATCTGGCGCGGCCGGCCGCCCGTCGGGTGCGTCTCAGGCGGGGCGCGCGTCACGCGGGGGGCCGTCGGCGGCGCTGTCTGCGGGGGAGTCGCTGGGGCGGTGCGCGCGGGTCGCGGGGGTGGGCGGGGGTGTGAGGGATAGGGTTATcccttccttttttttatttttttaaaacaacAGAGCCTTTCCCGACTGCCGTAaagcggcagtcggcaaaggctttaccgactgcatacagtcggcaaatcctttgccgactgcctccccacggcagtcggcaaagatttttttttttggttttttggttCCAATTTTTTCCTGTGGGCTAAACATATTGTTTCAAGTACAATGTACAAATTTGGGACCTTTTGATGATATTTTGCTATATTTTATacaattattttatttccttgcaTTTTCTCGCATAGTCCAAATTTAAACTGCAGGTGCATAAAATAATCAAACGCAGCCAttcgaaaaataatattcatgttgaaGAGTGTATTTTTAGACCATGTACATGAGCCCACCCAAAAATTAGAAGGTCTTGTCCACGCGAGATGACAATCCCGGTGCGGTAGAAGTATTTTTCAATTAtaaaaaattcaaacgtagtctgaaaatcacgaaacttggcaagacatcatgatatcgtatgtggagactatggtaaaaaattgaaaatgtttcgAATAAGTTTCGTCGTCTGATGTCCAAAACTCTGATATCTCACATGTGATCACATATGATATCACATGTGAGATATGGGAGTTTTGGACATCAGATGACGCAACTTGCTCCAAACATCGTCCAATTTTTACCATGGTATCCGCAtatgataacatgacacctcgccaagtttcgtgattttcagacttcgtttggattttttataattaaaaaaTACTAATACCGCATCGGGATGGTCATCTGTCGTGGACAAGACCTTCAATTTTTTGAGTGGGGTCATGTACATGGCCTAAAAATACACTCttcaacatgaatattatttttcgaaCGGCTGcgtttcattatttcatgcacctgcagttcaaatttggactATGCGAGAAAAtgcaaggaaataaaataattgaatgaaatatagcaaaatatcataaaaaggtcccaaatttgaacatgagATTTCAAACAATATGTACTGCCCACAGAAAAAAACTgggataaaaaataataataataaaaaaatctttgccgactgcctaacATGGCAGTCgggaaagagcttctttgccgactgcctttcCTTGGCAGTCGGCAAATAGGGcaggcctttgccgactgctaacggagggcagtcggcaaagccgACGGCCCGGAATTCCGTCCCGTCCGACCACTTTTGCCGACGGTCTGTCTTTGCCGACTGTCttttgcagtcggcaaagacctctttaccGACTgccagcctttgccgactgccttggagaggctttgccgactgccaggctctttgccgactgccagagaaaaacagtcggcaaagagcccctttgccgactgcctggaGAAAGGCAGTCGGGAAAGagactggcagtcggcaaagcctgatTTTCCTGTAGTGCAACCAATAGGAAGCTGACACGTAATGTATTATATTATTCAGCAATTGGACAAAAAGTCATAGTACACCGGAATAAAGAACGAACAAGACATAATTCAAAAGGATTATTACAGCCACAATTTCACTGTAAAAAAAAACACCCACACAATGTTCTCATGTCATGGGTTTCTCCAGCAGCGCCGAGACGTACCACTGGCCCTTCTCCCTTCCCCTGCCGGTGTTCCACCGCAGCTTCCTGAACCCGACGCGATCCAGCATCGGCGTTCAGCTGCGCGGCGGCCCAGATGAAGTGGTCCAGCTCCAGCCAGAACAAGCCCCCTGGCCTGAGCACCCTGTACACGTCGAACAGCGCAAACTCCAGCATCACGCCGGGGGGCATCCACTCGCCGCCGCCGAGGTCGTGCCCGGCGTGCACGATGTCCATGGTACCGTAGAACAGGGGCAGCCGGTGCGCGGCGGTGACGTGCAGCGGCACCAGGCCGCGCGACACGACGAAGCTGCCGAACGGTGCGCCGGAGTTGACGGCCGTGGTGAGCACGGTGACCCGCGCGCGCTCCAGCATCCGCGCCGCGAACGTGCCGGAGGGGGAGCCGCCGCCGAGTTCCAGGCCGATGCGTACCGTGCCGTTGGGCCGCTCACGGAGCACGGCGTCGATGGAGTAGGACAGCGCGCCGTCGTCGCGCGCCCATCTGTTGGCCTTATTCTTATTCCTCCGCCCGCGACGCAGGTCGAAGCATCCGTCGTCGCAGCCGCTGATGTCGCCGCTGTGGCCCAGCACCGGGAACACCTCCCCCGCCGCAGCCCCGGCCACCTTGCGATGCGGGCCGACGGCCAGCCTGAGCTCGCCGGCGGGCTCGCGCTTCCATCCGCATCTGGCCGCCGTGGTCCTGCATGGCTTGGAGGAGCTCGTTGGCGGTGCGGACGCGGGCGTGGAGGTCCGCTTGGAGCGCCGCGGAGCTGTCCCAGAGGTGgacgatggtggcggcgggcctGTAGCCGCTGCTGCTGTAGCGGCGGAGGAGGGAGGGCCCGGCGCCCGAGGAGACGACGGCGACGGAGACGGCGTTGGTGAGCAGGAACATGAACAGCGTGGCCGCCGTGGTGCCGCTGCAGCAGTAGCAGCGGCGCCGCCGAGGCGGCGGCTTGTTCTTGCCGTTGCTGTGGAGGTCGTCGTCATCCATCATCGATGCCTCGGTCGGTGCGTGGTAGCTAGCAAGTGCTCGATTGATCTCACTTAGCAAGCAAGCAGGATCAGAGTGAGACGAGAGGCAATGCAGAGCAGAGCTAGCTACTCGCCTACTCCTAGTCCAAGACTAGCAGATCACATCGAAAAGCTCGCGATCGCTTGCGTTGACTCCGGATCGTACGTTTACAGTTTGGCATGCAGCATGCAATGTCGCTTGCCATTGCGGAAAAAAAAGGGGAGGGTGGCTTCATTTGGAGGCTTGTGCTTGCTTCGAGGAGATGAGAGACGTGAAGAGGCGCCGCCATGCATGCTTGATTGCTTTGCTAGTAGCACTGTTGGTTGTACGCAAAGTGCCTGTCGAGTGACGACCTGGGCTGCTGAGTGCTCTTACCAAAGTGAAGTCGAGGAAGGAAGGAAGCAAATCAGTTGGCGGAATAGGGGTATTGTGGGCTGCAACTGTAAGCTCCCCGTGGTTTCGGACCAGCTGTGGAGTACGCGGGCGGGCTTTCAACCCAGGCCGGTAGGCCCGCTAGATGAGAAACTTATGTGCACTGAACAGGctgaacttcttcttcttcttcttttgaaacgAACAGGCGAAACTTCCATAGTGATTCAGCTTCGGTTAGCGGCAGAGCCGCAGTAAGAAAGTGCACTGTGCAGTGCAGGCTGTGTGTATCGGAGTAAGGCCCGTTTAGAtaaaatttttttggattttggctcatcgtcgtttgtatttggtaattagtgtctaattatggactaattaggttcaaaagtttcgtctcgcgatttctcgatcaactgtgtaattagtttttttttcgtctacatttagtacttcatgtatgtaccgtaagattcgatgtgacggttagtgcgtaaaaaattttggattctaaacaggcgctaaataaataaattagacACGGCATGTGTGTCGGCAAGGCCTGCTGCTGCATGCACCAACTGGACCGCCACCTTGATATGATTGGCGGCAGTGCCAGATTGGGAGCGAGCACCGCACACCGCACTGGAGGGACCCAACCACCGCGCGCTTTTACTTTCACGCGTCCACTCATGTATTGGGCCTACTACCAGGGTGGGCAAACCGCGTTCCTGCGTGCGTGTGCATCCTGGGCCATTCCTGGCGTGGGctacatttttttttctatatttccatttttatttgaatttagaACAAACATACCTTTATTTAAAAATCTTGTAAATCCATATACAAGTTATCTTGTGAAAACACTCCACTAAGCTTCTTttctcaaactttctcaaatggcaAACTCTAATAGGTCTTCCATGGGACAGCCAATACCACATTTACCACCAAGTTAACATTTTTGAAACAATTTGAAAAGATTTTCATTTACACCTCACCACGCCACTCAATCTAATACATATGTAAAGTTAGATTTCACATGCGTAGTGACATTATATAACCGTATCAGGTATAGATTTCCTCATTTTTATAATACAGCTATATATTCTAAACACGGCCAATTCACTTCTCTAATCACCTTAGGCCGGTGAAAACAAACTCTATGTTATATCTTTGTCTTGGGCTTTGTTTTCATCCTTTGCATCTGCATCCATCATCCACCTCTTCGCATCTCTGCTTGTTCATCCTTTGCATCATATGTCCTTGCAATTTCCACATTATAGTATGGGTAGCTAAATGATTGATTTGATGATAGAAGAACACATGATTTCGCAGAATAGCTAACTGCATTGTGGGATAGACATTACCTGGAAAGAGTTCATTTTGTTGGTCGACTGATTTTGAATCGTCAAACTGAAAACACAAGGAAGAAAAGGAAACCTATTTAAATCAGTGAAGGTTTGCATCCCTATAACAAATGACAAATCAGATGATGAACCATGTACCCTACACAAGAACATCTCAATGGTGTAGTTGGTGCTCATTGAGGCAACATGATCGAGGAGCCATGATGGAGGAGGCATTTAGAGAGGGGAGATTAGGGTCGGCCAGTCAAAGATCACTGGATTAGTCCATTCCGATGACCACCTCGCCGATGGAGGGCCTTCGACGGTTGGATTTGCAATGTTGGCACTAGGGTTGTAGGAGTTTGGGCGGTGACGTTTgctattgtgagaaaaaaatttgTGCGTGAAGAGCTATAGTGTGGGGagggaaaaaaagaaaatgaaCTACTATGTGTGTAACTAGTGGCGTGGTGGGTAATTTTCGACAACTCCATGAGGAGTTTAGAAAGTCTAAGTTTTTTAGTACCTCTTACTGCTACACAAACTGTTTTTAGAGGCATCTCTCTTTTAGTTTAGAGATTGATCTATCAAGAACCATATCTAAAAAAGGTTTTTGAGCCACACCGCCCTAGAAGTTGATTTTTAGAGATAGCTGGAAATCCTAGACACTATTAGAAATGCCCACTATTTTTAGATATGACTGAAAAAGCCCAACTACCTCTAAAATGGCATTCTAGAGGTGGCTAGACTTTctagccgcctctaaaaatgaaGGCATTACTAGAGGCAATTGACGATTTGGCCCACCTCGAAAAAAGTTGCAACACAGTAGCATTTATAACCTTTTTCAAATCGAgtcggatgaagacaaactttatatcaaagttttagatctcaaaAGATCTAAACTTTGTAACTGAtgactttttttatttgaaataattGAAGACCCAAAAATTATGTTTTAttttcatattttgaaattcattttttatttttcaaatgacctctgATAGAGAAACAACATAAAcaaattttcatttgaattcatttagggtctcaaCATTTCTCGATTTATATTAGCCTCTTGGTCACAAGTGACTTTGGGGTGAAGTAGTAAGAAAGGAAAAGGTTGTGAGTTTGATTCCCACTAGAAGCATCTAGgctctagttgggtttcagtgattaatgatgacacaagattactatgactaacatgtgttttgcagagccaATTTGAGTTAagtcatggtaatggtgattgattgggcaattatggttctcatgctcctattgatggaaatcgtttcggttttcaaaggatggacgacaaggtttagGACAACTAAttttaagtgtcatttggtgttggagagacacttagagtagtttaggactttgtttttcctttggccgtattaTTAAGGGGgctatgaactagtagcttgagctaggtgagtctaatggtttaggtgtggtgcacacttgtaaaacttagcactagatagctcaggGATAGCGCAAAGATCAgttggagtcaacttcattcacaaagttttttgaattggaagtgaatgaaaTTGAGACAAGGTGACCCAACGCTGGTCCTTGTGGGACCGGACGCGTTAGGTCAGTTGCTTGGCGCGCGCAGCAAGAACAGaggagtgaccggatgttggctTCTGGCcaggaccggacgcgcaggtgctGGCTACTATAGCACAGAGGGCGTAGCGCTCACACGAGATCGGACGTTGAGGACGTTGTGACCTGACGCACTAGAGGTTGCGCCTGGTCGATAACAGAAAGCATTCAGAGAAGGAaatagttgaccggacgcgttaggTAGGTGACGAGGACCGGACGTGTAGGTGCTGGCTACTATAGCACAGAGGGCGTAGCGCTCACACGAGATCGGACGTTGAGGACGTTGTGACCTGACGCACTAGAGGTCGCGTCCGATCGACAACAGAAAGCATTTAGAGAAGGAAATAGTTGACCGAACACGTCAGGTAGGTGACGATcagacgcaggtcagagtccggtcttTGTATCGGTCTGTTGAATGTACTGACGTCATGTAGCCGTTGGCtactgatcagacgcgtccggtcactttgacctgagcgtccggtcaccccgaaaaTGCTGAGTTAGACCCCAACGGGTATGTTTTGAagtggggagtataaatacttcttGCACTCGTCCAACTTAGTTCTCCTGCCCATTGGTTCAGCTGAGAAGCACCTTTAGAGTGCAACGGagtgcaagagcctagtgagatgattgagatttgagaatccaagattaaggacctcattagtgcatagggagtagcatgtgtgcatccacctttttcattaggcttgtcttggtcacgtgagagtttgtgcttgttattcttggtgatcgccatcacctagactgcttggtggtgattggaagcttggtgatcatccggcggagcttgtggatgaccaaagtcatggtgtgagcggttgtgggcgatacaccgcgatggagtgtcgaagaatcagcccgtagagagcacttgatccttgtgcggatcaagggagaactacacccttgtgcaggtgctccaacgaggactagtggggagtgacgactctgcgatacctcagaaaaacatcgctgcattcctctccctctctttactcagagcatttatatttgagcaattcaattcatgtctttacattcttagaattgctatggtagagtaggattggaacttaggatgcaaaacttttgtgcggtagaacaatagaaacacttctaggcacaagggggtgaaatgggctatgTTTAGGGCTTAATTATTATAAGAAATtgagaattagcccaattcacccccctcttgggaatCTTGATCATTTCACCCATGACAACTGCACATGCACAAAATTCACATAACTTTTGACTTGTGGGGGTTGCCTGGTGGGCTTCTATGGTTATTTTGTTTGACTAGATTGGTAGCTCTGTAAATCCTTTTCAAGAGTTGGCTAGATTTCAGCCTACCTCTAGAAATCAATCTCTAGAGGTGGTTGGGTTTCGGCCTGCCTCTACATTTAGATTTCTAAGGGCAATTGGATAGTCACCTCTAGGAATCATTGTTTTCTAGAGACACAAGCAGAGAGGGTGGAGCAGCCATCTCTTCAAACCCGTTCTAGCTGCCTCTAAAAAGGCTTTCTTTAGTAGTGTTTGAGGAGCTCTGCCACAAAAAAACATAGAGTTGGTCTCTACCTTTTTTTGGAGGAGgggaatttttggagctatcctCTTTGGCTAGTGAAGTTATGGGAGCAGATCTAAGAAAGGTAAAAGCAATGGTTCATGTGTATTATTGCCTGCATCATGTGTAGGTACGTGAATACCAAAATTGACGAACTTCTAGCAAAACTTATAGAGATTAGACTGGGTCTAACTAAGACTGGGATTATACTAGACTGCGTCAATCGATCTTCAGCGCGGAGAAGGATCGGTAACTGAATgacgaagagagagaaaaatgacAATGTCAATGAGAGACGATGGATGCGCAGCAAAGCATGCGATGACAGCATTAAAACCATCTCTATCAAGGAGGGTGGACCAATAAGAACACTCTTCCTCAGTGCTAGGGCATCCCTTCCTTCTTCCACGCAGCAAGCATGCGGTGACACATTAAATGCAAATGCAAGCGTCTCCCTCCTGCTTGCTTGCATGTGGGACCTAGTCACAGAACTCACTAAATTGCCCCCACCGACTGATCGGCCGGCCAGCCGCCCACAGATCGACgctgctcctctctctctctatatatatagacacacacacacacacacacatatgtcTAGTAGTACAACTCCGATCTATGGACGACCTCTGATGTATGGCTTCTTTATGCCATGTTGCTGCGCTTGAGTTGCATTGCATACCCAACCTACTATCTGtgatctatctatatatatttcAGTTTTTCCTTCCTCATTTTACCGGCATGTAATGATTAAATTGAAGAGCGCAACACAATAATGCTACACACATCTTTTCTGCAGTAGTACCTAACACTTGTtgatatatatacatatgttCTTCTTAGTAAGCTGTAGTGCAGTGTCATGGAAGGGTGTTGGTGGAAAACAGAAGATTTGGCAGCAAGAAAAACAAAGTTAGGCGTACACAAACCTAGCTAGTATTGTTTGATACATGTACGCATCAAATGGGGAAAATGGTCATGACTGCACATTTTTCTTGCACGCAATTAATTAAGCTGTGATTATCAAGTGTTCTAATATATTTCTGAACTTGTCCAGGTGCATAGCTAGATTCCCTTATATTTTGGAATGGAAGTAGTATTTGCATTTTTTGTACGTGTACAAAGTATATATCCCGAGCAAAATTTATCCATATATGTTACATCACGTATATGTCGGCACATCGCTACTTTTTTTAATTAATCCAATGTACACAAGATTACTACCTACGACAATGGCTATCTTTATCCATACAACGTATGGCTCAATTGCCATGTGACATCGATCAATCTCAAGTAAATTAAGATTACTATGACATCGTATTCGATTAGTCAAAATACTAACACATACATTGAACATTTCATACACATTTATGGTTTGTCAAAGAAACTAATGAAATTTCCAAGGTTGAAAACTTTTTTCATGATTTCCTCTAAATAATCTACAACAATCTAGTAAAATCTACGCCACCCATATATTTTGTCACATACATGTTTCCTGGCATATCGTAACCGAGTGGTGACTATTCTTGCCGTATGGAGCATGTTTGACGAATTCAATTGAAAGGTGCATCATGTGGAAGAAGGAACAATAATTTATCATGCATTAATGTCTTCGATCTAGCTAGTGATTGGTATGCAACTTGCTCGATCAACAATGTTATTTTCTTGgaaagaattgctattctttttgGATTCTACAACGTTTAGATAGATCAAACACAACCAAAATTCCTATGTTTAAGAAAGTATAGTGTTAACATTTGTTACTTGAAAATGAATGGATACATATACCCTTCATAATTTGTAACAAATTAAAGGGCAATTCTACATTGAATACATAAAAAAAGTATGAAAGGTACAACTACCCTAAAAGGGCATTGTTGTTGAGATCGAACAAGTTACCCACTATACATTCATTGACTTCAGCTTTGCCCAAAATAGTAACTGGCCTTAAAATTTGGGCTATTATGTTTCGAACAATAATTTACGACCAATGGGAAGAACCTATTTACCTTATGGTTTTCGTTTAATCTTACATGAAATAATATATTTGCTACAATGTGTGCTTGCATTTTTTGCTACTATATTATTCATTCTAGTGGTTGCCAACATGCCCATTGACAATATATAACTCACAAGATGCCTGTAGTGATCTCCATCAATCTCAAGATCTGCTAGTCTAGTTTCTTGAATGTGTtcctatatatgtgtgtgtgtttgtgagAGTGTCTCTGTTTATAGTAGGAAGGAGAAGCTTCTTGTTGAAAAGAGAAGAGATGTTAACAACAGATTCTTTCAAGAAGCCGGAATCCTCGAAATGCTTATAGAAGTGTCTAGTTGTCTTTTATGATTGTCAACATATATTCCTAAGTTTATCTAGTCCATTTACTTTGCATGATTTGGACTATGCTTTTCACTTTGTAACCTGAGAACTATATATATTGATATGACAATTATATTGGAAAAAAATTAAGGGGATGAAAGGAAGATCCAacaactagtggcaaaactacaTGTTCATCTCTAGGAATGACAACGGGACGGATATTTCCCAATATCCGTCCATCTGAAAGGGGTTCAAATACTAAATGGATAATTCATATATGAATCCAAATTAACATTTAATATCCACAACATATCCAGATCTGAACATCAAAAGCTAGATTTCAGCTAATTCGTATATGGGATGGGTGCCAATATTCAATGCATTAAACACCATTTGTATCCGACACCGAATCCTACATGTATGCATATCCGTCATATCCGTTTTGTATCTGTTCATATCTGATCCGCTTTAATTTCATCCTTATTCATCTCATGGTCGTGTTAAGTTGTATGTGTGCTTTACTTGTAAGATACCCATCATTGCTTCATGAATAACGATGATTCTTTATTCCAACATCTCAGAGCAACTGATCATTTATTTAGCTATGGAACTTTATTTGGATCAGTAGGTTTCCTCTATCAAATTGTAAGATAACAAGTACGGATAGTAGTAGGTGTGGGAAGGGGAACAGCTACAGACCTGCAGTATATACAGCTGTACTCTATATCAGTGCATGACTGTATGGTGATGAGCATATCAATTAAAAAAAACCCTGGGATGGGGGTTGTTTCAGACTTATGTAGGATCAAGCAGTCTAGCACTTTTACTAGCTCGATCGACAATTAGAGTACTACTAATATCTTAAGAATATATTTGAGTATTTATGATTTGATTCATGATTAAGTTGAGTAGTATTCATGTCTAGGAAATGAAGGAATAGCATATATATGTACACATATTGATCATGAAAAAACTACCTTCCCTTGTGTCGATGCACACATATGCACTTGAGaaatagaagagagagagagagagagagagagagagagagagagagagagagagagagagagagcgtacAAGTCACGGGTATCCCTTGACTGAATATGCATGCTCGTACAACAAAGATTATGGAGATGTTCTAACCTGCTCCAAAGGAAAACCCACAAGGGACACTCTCTACTGATACTACTCTACGCACATACAGGTGTTGTTAATTGTGTGCTACGACGCACTAGTAGCTGTAGCAAACAGCGGCACATGCCTTAAATTACCGACATGCATGGCAAGAATTCCCCACAAGGACATCCTATAGGTGTAAATGCCAACCTGTGTCCACAGCCCCgcaaccatgcatgcatgcatacgcGTAAACCCTAGCTAgcaatgtgtgtgtgtgtgtatagggTACGTGCAGATCAGTCTCGAGTAAAACAGTTTTGGGTTCAAAATATGTTGCAAATGCTCTCTTCTATTAGTTTCATTCACTCCATGTTTGGGAATGTTGTACGGTGTGTTCAtatgggtgagtgtgcgtgcgtgttgaaCGTCCGCGTTTGTACTTATgtaattcacaaaaaaaaagtGTTGTCTGGCTCATCTCCCATGGTTGTGTAAGTCCTGTTTGCCACCCGTGTCCATCTTTCCAATATTTCTTGACTACTGTCAAAAATAAGTTCAGCAAAATATCCGCAATATATAGATAAATTATCTTGCTCACAGCTGGTATTACTAACCATGAGATTGAGGTGAAAATTTTGGGATGGATTGGAGTCTAATTTTCCACCTCAATTCTTCTTCCCAGTGTATCCATGTGTATTAGGGTGTATTAGAGACTTGGAGTgcaaccaaacaagcccttaaagTATTTCTGAAATTTAACAGTTCAGAGTATGTGATAATTCTTGGCAGCACGCGCGCGGGACGATCAATCAAGTCAAAATTGCTTACTGCATGTCTATAGACTAGGTTTTGCAAGTGGTATGAATCTATTGAGATAGACAGGAATTGAAGGATTAATTGGGCCAGCATCATGATTATTTGAGATTTTGAGTCGTCGGCCGGCCGAAGAATATGTACTGTTCGTAAGAGGGAGCACGAGGCAAAGACACGTACTTTACCTTCAGATTAGATTCCAGTAGCATACATGCGTGCACGCGTGAACACAAGAGGACAACTTGCACAAGCCGAGCGTGCCTCTTTATAGGTGGAGCATTTTTCAGTATGCAAAACTTTTACCCTCTTGATTATCCCAACATGTTCTGCTATTTACCATGTCTGCATCTATTGGACTTCTTTGTGATTCGTTGATTTTTGCAGATACTGaaagcaaaaaagaaaagaaaaggcttGAGTGGCACGGTTTGAATTTTTCACTTGTAATGTAACGCATGCATAGACAGGCCCTTCTAAAGATGGCCGAGATAAGCTTCTTCTTatttcatatcat
This DNA window, taken from Miscanthus floridulus cultivar M001 chromosome 13, ASM1932011v1, whole genome shotgun sequence, encodes the following:
- the LOC136499308 gene encoding uncharacterized protein encodes the protein MAGGRGGLAGRRGDEAGAGRRCRPRLATAGRGSALRAAAAGGGRRGGPARPGNAAGRAAAAGGSAGAGARRNGAAGLGGGAEGGARHRGLAGGAGKAGVGGGASGSRGWAGCGGPARPGNAAGGASGCCGRRRRARGRRIWRGRPPVGCVSGGARVTRGAVGGAVCGGVAGAVRAGRGGGRGCEG